The genomic interval ATTTTTACTGTAGCAGTCTGGGTTGTTTTAGAAATTCGTGTTTGATGATCTGACTTTGCTGTTGATTGTTTGATCAGTTAGTGTCCTTGCTTTGCAAATTCAGATCAAAGTACTGTGTGCTTAAATTTGAATACTGGTGAGACATTGTGTACAGGATTTTGAATGATGAAGATGGAGATGAGAAAGAAGTTATACCCGGAACTCCAACACGCAATTCTCAAGACCCCTATTCAGAGTCATTTGATTCTACTCCTCAAACAAATGGGAGAACTTTTTCTGTGGGGAAACCATCAAAACTAATCACACCCTTTGGACAACGAACCCATAAGTTCGTGGTGAAATTTAGCATCAATAATGTACCCAGTACAGTGAATGAACAAAAGGAACATGAACACGAGAACTCTGATGATGATGTTATCAGGAAGGTTCAACCTGGCAAGAGGTGCTCTCTCACAGTTCATGGCTCAAAACCAGAAGCAGGTTGTAGGTTCATGTATGATAGGATAGAAGATAGGGTATGTTATACTTGTTACAATTCCATTTAagaccctattttttttttctttcttattattACCTGACCtgtacttacatgaaatttttgTATATAGTTTAATGCTCTTGAAAGCAGAATCAAAAAACACGCGACTGCATTTTCTTCATCTAAGTTGTATCAAGAACCAGTGGATCCTACAGTTTCTTCCCAGGTAGATTAAAGCCATACGTTAAGACTAATCGATGACCCTAGACTTTGCTTCTACAAGTTTGAGAATTTAAACAATTTTAATGTTTCAGAAAAGCATATTTAGTGTTGGCATGATATGTTGTGATGGGGAAGGACGGTTGAATGAGAAGTCTGCCCTACTGCAGAGCAGGTAAAGATTgtgtatttttctaaatatatgtatatatattgatgCATTTGACTAGATTATCAATTCGAAATGGTAAGGCTGATTGGCATTCCAAGTTCTAAGCTCTACATTGTTGCTATTGACCTTTGCCTTTTACTTCTCTCTTTGACTTGGGGGTTTGTTTACACTTCTCACAGTGTTGAGCATTCTGGAGGGCAACGTGTTCGTCTGGAGTTACAAAACACGAACCAATATTCAATCTTTCCTGGCCAGGTGTGAAATATGAAGTATTAACCATTGGGGTATGGCTCACTTTTCATTTATAACTAAATTTAAAGCTAACAGGAAAATCATGCTTTTGTGCAGATTGTTGGTATTGAAGGGCATAATCCTAGTGGACATTGCTTGATTGCTTCAAAAGTTGTAGACTCTATCCCTTTGTTTAACACGGCTGATTTGAATATGAATCCAACGAAGAAGCAAGCTTTGGATAAGGAGATTCAGTCAAATGATTTGTCCTCTAAACAAGAAGAGCTGTCAGTGGTACAAAATCTTGTTGCTTTAGCACTTGATGAgtcatattataaaatatttaataatgaaGGAATAAAAATGGAGATGTTTCATTCTTGTTCTACTTTAATTTTAGTATACATTACATAAGTGATCACTATTCACTGGCACAGTTCTTAAGTCACAGTCCCTAAAATATAATGAATTATAGAGAACAGGGCATGGACAAGTTTGGAGTCTAAATTCATTGTAATTATCCACATGATAATttttgtatgtatgtatgtatatctATATACATGTAGTGTACGGTATCTACGTGAAAATTAGACTGTTAAATTTCTGCAAAAGTTGAACTCAAGATTTTTGTGTATCTGTGTATTCACTTTTAGCAATACATATAACCTATTGTGCAAGTGTCTTTCTTCTCAATGTTTATATTCCTTCTGTACTTTGAACAGATTATTGCATCGGGCCCTTTCACAACTACTGACAATTTATTGTTTGAGCCTTTGGTTGAGTTGCTAGCATATGCAAAGAGAAAGCTGCCTCAGTTGCTCATTTTGGTAAGTGGTTTCTGACCTTTAGTTTAAGGAATTCTAGTCCATTGGGAAGGAGGGAAGTTTCACCTTAtttgataaattaaaatttcttcCAGCTGGGACCCTTTGTTGATTCTGAGCACCCAGAGATTGAGAAAGGAACCACCAACATGAGctataatgaaatttttcattttGAAATTCTCAGAAGGGTAAATTCTTTAATGATATTTCAATTAACATACAGCTCAGTTATCGTTTTATTATCTTCTTATCTCATTATTTTTTCAGTTGCAAGATTACCTAGAATACATGGGGTCTCATTCACGTGTGATTCTCATTCCATCCATTCGGGATGCTAATCATGACTTTGTTTTCCCACAGGTAGTGATACTGATGCTTTATATTTATGTGATGAATTTggttagaatttaaaatttcaaatggTCGCTGTAAGCTTTTAATATCATTTTCTTGATTGTGCAGCCTGCCTTTGATATTCACCCACCTGATCTTAAACATCAGGTACCTGATTTAGTAAACTCAAAACAGTAAATCTTCTTAACTATCTTGCACTGTCGATTACATGGCTGATCATTCTTCTGAACTGTTACTCAGGTAGCCAGCCTCACAAATCCAGGACTTTTTGAAGCAAATCAGGTACAACCATTGATTAATAGCCATTGTGCTTTTTTATGATATACCCTTGCACGCTTACTCTATTTTATGAGAATCTACTACGCAGTGCGAGTGTTTACTTACATACAATTTCGGGCTCAGGTCAAGATAGGCTGCTGCTCTGTAGATATTCTTAAACATCTCAGTGGAGAGGAAATCTCACGAAATCCAGCAGGTGGAGGACCTAGTGATCGCATGGGTAGACTAGTAAACCACATACTTGGCCAGCGTAGGTATGTTGTAATAATTGGCTATTAGTATTCAAGTGTTTCACCAAAACATAATAATTTGCCTTTCAGAATTTGTGATCTTGGTATCGGCGGTTTGGACTTTGAGTTGAGATACTTTGTTGAAAATCATGTGTTTTTGCCTTCCTCATTTCTTGTTTGATTTGGTACAGCTTCTATCCTTTATATCCACCAGCAGAAGGTATTCCATTGGATTTTTCACTCGCTCCTGAAGCACTTGAAATCTCTTCGATTCCAGATATTCTCATTCTACCATCCGACATGAAGTATTTTGCAAAGGTAAGTAACTGGTATACCAAGTCAATTGCAAGAAGAAAATGCAGAATCAATTCTGAAATAGAATCCATGTTTCCACCTAAGCCATGCAAATGTCGAATGTCTGAAAAATTCCATAAATTTCTCACCCTAGGTAGCTCATAATCAGGCATATAGTATGTTCCGAGAAGGTCTGAAGTTTGAGTCTCTCTTGGGCACTACATGACAACTGCTATAGTTTTCTGGTTGCAAGTAACCtaatttaaaaaagtaaaagaatCAATGATATCTTTTCGTCGTGTCAAATGCAGGTGCTGACCCTGGGCGAGGGGGAGGAGCAAGTGAAGAGCTTATGCATCAATCCGGGAAGACTTTCGAAGGGAGAAGGTGGAGGTACTTTTGTAGAGCTTACTTACTATGGTAATCCCGAAACAACAAATGCATCTATCATAGGCATATGAAATATGGGACTTTCTAATTGTTCTCCAAGGCATCTCTTTCACCACAATTCACCAAGAGACATAGAGCTAGCTGCAAAGTCTCCTTAGAATATACTATGTTTGAATAGTACTGTTGTTCACTGCTCAGCATAGAGAAAGATTTATCTTCTGTTGTTGTTTGTATAGATATTTATAAGAATGTTTGTAGAAGTATAAATGTTTTTGTAGTGTTGGTCTTTTCCATTTTGATTGTGTCTAGTTTTACTCAGATAATGTCATAACAAAACCATAATATGTATGATGTATTTTAATGTAACAAAAAGAATCAATTCTAACCATTATTCCTTATGAATGATACATATatgatgtatatatatttacactAATATGAatctataaattaattaatggctagttaggatttttgccccttaaatttttaaggtcgttaaaaataatccatgaactattgagattgttggatttaaggactttttttcaattttaataaaaatgtcTAACATGATGAAAGTTgaggggacatgatttagtacatagtcaaagttcgaggggcatgatttgatagatattaaagtctggggagcatggtttaatacataaacaattactgaaataataaaattaaacgaaattaaataaaagtctttaaattcaacaatctcaatagttcaggggcatttttaacaaccttaaaagtgcaggggacatgatttggtacacgTCAAAATTCagaggcaaaaatcctaattagctttCATTAATTACAGGAATCTcttcattaataaataaaataaaataatgcgATCCTACTTCTGTTTCACCTTCTGAACTAGTCTTTTTTCTCTAAACCACTCAATCCAATgattcaaaatccataacatgCTTACAAAAATAGCAGTGCTTATAACAACCATCCAAGAAATCCATGCCCATTTTGGAGTTGAAGTATCAGCAGCCCCGCTTAGATAAAAAACCACCATCTTCAACACAAACAAAGGTCCAAGAACTACCCTGAAAACAGTAtagaaaacataaaaacgaggagaaAGAAAATCGTACAGTTTTAAAGCTGCAGGTGCATAGGCCTTCTTTAAACAAGCCAGGCTCCACACATTTTGGCAAAGACTGGTGGCCTCAGCAAGAACAAGGAGTACCAGAAGAGCTGAGGCACCATGGTGAACCACGAAACGACATGTCATGAACACATAAAGGGTGGCCAAGTGATGACTTATGAAGAGAATATCAGTTGGGAAGAAGACTATGTAGTGAATAAGGTCAACTAAGAAGTAAGCTATGCTATAGTCAAGCACAATGTTTTGTGAATTGGTGTTTGGAGAGGCAAAAGAAGAAAGTGGCATATGGGATTTGGTTAGTGCATTTAGAGCTAATAAAACAGCTGGTGTTCCATGAACCAGAGAGATTACACAGCTTGTTGCTTCTGCAATATTTTTTGGACCCCAGTTGTGGCAAAGGACAAAGTAAGCAATTAGATATATGAGTAGAAAAATGGTGAAGAATATGGCTAATGTGGGGGTGAATAGATTTAGTGTCTCCATTTAGAAACTCAACTCAATAACTGAGAGGTAAGAGGTTCGGTGCTTTTATAGTTTGAAGATTTTTGGGATATTGAGTATAGAGGGAGAAGAGTAGGAAACTGATCAAAGATTCAAGGTTATCATTTTTGGATTTGGAGTGAAAGAATGAGATGTTTGAGGTTGCCACGTATTGAAAACATACCTTCTAAATTGTTATAATtactttccaaaaaaaaataaaatgctataattaattactaatgtGTGAAATGTTTGACTAATTTAGAATTATTATTGGATTGGAGTCAGAAAAATCAGAACCGTGGAAGGTGATATTAGATTAGATAGAAGTTGAATTGGATAACTTGGTCATATGATGACACGTTATTCTTCTGTGTTATCTTAATGGGATATTCGAATACttttatcttaaatggtttgGTATTTGATTCTTTAAGGAAAGGTTTTATGCTTGCAAGAGAAGAATCATTCCATCTCCATCTCAAATAccgttgttgctgttgttgagTTGGTCATTGATTTGTTTTCTAAAAGCTCTAAatatttaggtggcgtttggttggagataataaaatggaataaaaaggaaataattttcattctattcttTTATTTGGTTGCATTGTAAAGTATTAGAATGACATTCTAATGGAATAtcctttccaccattttggtgaaAAGACTATTTGACTTTAAAATGACATTCCAATCGGTTTGAGCGGTTTaccctatatattttctaactcaatctaaagttcgggttgctaaaatttaagtgcaacccgcccaatttacaaaaaaaaaaaaaatttgtgaaccggccaaacttttttttttttttggtttcaaagtcaataaaaattaattatatcaaATTCCACCAAAGCACAAcacaatatatatgactttgAAACCAACAATTAAGtatacaattttatattattatatatttaatcatttatgttatatataataaaaactaaaaagtaaaaaaaaataaaataaaagccaaagtcgggttggtcgggttattcggtttaattgggttggacctattttcaatctgcccaattaacagattggacgggttgtaattttttcgggttatttcggtttgtaatttttatcgatTTTTTCGATTCGGTTTAGGCGGGTtattcggtttgggcggtttaaatttttttttttgtacagccctactttccaccattttagtagaatgactatttgactttaaaaaaaaaaaaaaaaaaaagatcattcTAATGTAacaagagaaaaaatttaatgattcttttatcaatttttttatacattttaaattttatttcattccatttttattcttattcctattcatatattttcattttatcTAACCAACGCTACCTTAAAGTTATATATCTTAGGAAGTGTCACAAATTTCTAAAGCTCTAATCTAATAAAATGACATATTTATGCTTAGtctgtcaaaaaaaaaagttatcaaaatAGTTGGTTTTATGTCAAATTTGGTTGTCCATTTTATGTTGATTGTATATTTATAGAAGTTTATTCAAAAGTAGAATAAAAATGTCTTCTTAAGAGTACTCAATAAGGTTTGTATTTCGTACTATTATTAAtagggaaaaaaacagaaaaatacaaaaaaggaaaaaaaattacaaaaatactttggcccggcccattaaacatttatgcagtccacatacaaatatttacaaaaataccacatgcactaagccttcagctgtacagagcgaaccatgaaggtgAAAATACCgcgatcgtttcaaaaccgcaaaacaaccaaaatgaaaccaaaacgataaaaatacaactattaattctggcgaaatcaactggaaaagaagacctgcaatgatctaaacagaaaatgacgaaaaaaaatcagaaaaactgtgaagaaactgaaattacacatttgttttctattttattcgatcaaaataactccccctaatatcgaaatctatattcatgaaatgtagatttGCAACAAACAGACAtggagctcccaccaaatccaaaacaatgtatgatgtgaaaatttaaaaaaaaaaaacctcatgaataatacatctacgttatatacagttgcattttaattgattactggtttccaatatatatatattttttagaaacacaataagaagaataaattcgaattaaggtacaaccagttacgtataagtctgtttattttttgttttggttgctttatagttgcattatcgttttatgttagtttatatattatgcaggaatttaatttgacggggactaagaaatagtagttatacatagtaaattTTGTgcaaaatagttgcatattagttttataatgaaataacatatgcaagtagcaaaattataataaaactacaaaacaactgcatacaaactaaaatacaggaaaaactctttgaataTCAACATCCATGGTAAATctaattgttacccattgatgatataaaaatggataggaaataactagaaaaaaaacatattaaaaaaaatacatacataagGTATTTAcactatgaaaaaactattacaaaatgagaaataatcaaatgaagaaattgaaatgaaaaacaataaaacatctggaaaaataaaaatagaaaaaaaaacaacaaaatgaaacagaaattaagactaaacaaacGAAAATGGAAAACTCATAAAAGAacatataaattaaactaaaaaaatagaagccctaaaaaacaaaacaaaacaaaaaaaatgttaaaaggaaaaacctaaaatagtaaaatcgataaacacaaaacacactaatgtcaaatacgaaaaaatttcaagaaagggggaaactaaaaagaaaccgaaaacaaacctgagATCGAAGACCACCACcaacttgattatttttttgagaaacaTCTTCAGGAATTTTTTCCTGGGCAGCCACCTTCGATTTCTTCTTTGGAGGAGGTCGCTTACGTTTAGACaatggaggagcaaaatcagaGTCATCCTCCTCAACAACAGGTCGTTTACCATTGTTCTATTAGCTAAAGATTTCAATCCAATTTTAAAGCTTTTCTTTTGAACAGGGGAAGGAGTTGATGAAGAATGAGTTAcaactatatttatatatggattaagagaaaaataaaatgatagaaAACGGTTATGGGATTCGGTtaatgggagttgaaaaaaaatttgaagaacaaaaagaagaggAAAAATGGAGTTGGGATCATGGAGAAGAAAGAGTTCACCTATGgaggttgatatttttttttaaaaaaaaaaaactaaaaagaaatagaaaataaaaggaaaaaagaagagaaaaagagaagaaaatgatggatgattgattgatagagGTCATAGTCTATTGACATGtagtgatgcatgcatgaaatgtgtgtgtaagtggtaaaattgtaataaaataaagttgaaGAGTAAAAATGTAGGCTTAAGAGTACTCAATAAGGTAGACTGGAGACTTACGGGCGTATATGGTGAACCCGTTCGTACTCGAAGACACTTAACCTGGGACCTGCTTCGTTTTCTTGCAAGAGATTCGACTACCCCCTGGTGCGTGATCGGCGATTTGAACAACATCGTAAGGCATGAGGATAAAAGAGGCGGCCGACGATACCCCCAGAATCTCATTGATGGATTCCAGCAAGCTCTGAACGACTGTCGCCTTCAAGATATGGAGCTTATCGGACACCCTTTCACTTGGGAGAAGGGCAGAGGCACCACGGCCTGGGTTGAAGTCCGACTAGACAGAGCTTTGGTTAATGCTCAGTGGGCTCAGGTATTCTCCTTAGCTTCCTTATTTAATTTGGAATTGTCTTCATCTGACCACTGCCCCCTATTACTGGAACCGGTCGTTGTCCATAATGGTGTCCCTAATCGCAAATTCAAAATGGAAAATGCCTGGTTTAAAGAACCAGTGTGCTTGGAGATAATTCGAGATTGCTGGCAGTTAGCAAGGGAAGCTAATTTTTCTGAAAAATTGTTACTTTGTGCTGATAAACTAAGTGTGTGGGGAAAAGAAGTGACAGGGAATTTCAAGGTCAAAATTCGGAGGTACAAATCTGAACTAAAAAACTTGAAGAGCAAAAGGGACTCTGATTCTGTTCAGCGATACAGTGAGGTAAAAAAAGAACTTTTCAAAGTGTTAGATCAAAGAGAGGCCTTTTGGAAACAACGTTCAAAGCAGCTGTGGTTAAAGGAGGGTGACCAGAACAGTAGCTATTTTCATAAGATGGCAACTACTCGTAAAAGACAGAACTGTATAGACCGACTGAGAGATAATCATGGAAATTGGGTAGATTGGGACAATGGTTTGTCAAATGTGATCACAAGTTATTTCAACTCTCTTTTCAAATACCCGATACTAGCTGCCAAGAAGTCATTGATTATGTTCGTAACTCAACGCCAGACTTTGTTCATTCTGAATTACGTCAAGTGGTCACGGTGGAAGAAGTGAAAAAGGCAGTGTTTCAAATGCACCCCGATAAAAGCCCGGGACCTGATGGTATGACACCAGCATTTTATCAAAAATGTTGGTCTATTGTGGGTAGTGACGTGGTGAAAGTTGTTCAAAAGTTCTTTGAAACAGGGGAATTTGAAGAAGGTTGTGGAGATGCAAATATAGTCCTTATCCCAAAGAAAAAGAATCCCGAAGACATGACACAATTGAGGCCGATTGCTCTATGCAATGTGatatacaaaattattacaaaagtCTTGGTGAATCGTATGAAACCTTTTATGGACTTTATTGTTGCTGATACTCAAAGCGCTTTCATTCCGGGGCATCTTATTTCAGACAATGTTCTCATTTCCTTTGAAGTgcttcattatttaaagagaaagAGGAAAGGCAAAGAGGGTTTTATGGCTTTAAAACTAGACATGAGCAAGGCTTACGACAGAATAGAGTGGAAGTTCTTAGAGGCTATGCTTGGGAAGTTAGGCTTTGAGAACTGGTGCATCCGTTTATTGATGAAATGTGTGTCTTCAGCTCGTTATACTGTGACTCATGGTGGGTgtgagatgggaccaattttaCCTTCACGAGGTATCCGACAAGGGGACCCCCTTTCTCCATACTTATTCATTTTGTGTGCTG from Cannabis sativa cultivar Pink pepper isolate KNU-18-1 chromosome 4, ASM2916894v1, whole genome shotgun sequence carries:
- the LOC115715243 gene encoding uncharacterized protein LOC115715243 → MKEEIKQLFNENRFTLVGDEEEEILDKCLTFCINYKIKPSDIVSSWEAYYLNRQFVEPIVQNAEMDGFLLYLQNEQKESIIKEEPGLHIYSSKDLDMILNDEDGDEKEVIPGTPTRNSQDPYSESFDSTPQTNGRTFSVGKPSKLITPFGQRTHKFVVKFSINNVPSTVNEQKEHEHENSDDDVIRKVQPGKRCSLTVHGSKPEAGCRFMYDRIEDRFNALESRIKKHATAFSSSKLYQEPVDPTVSSQKSIFSVGMICCDGEGRLNEKSALLQSSVEHSGGQRVRLELQNTNQYSIFPGQIVGIEGHNPSGHCLIASKVVDSIPLFNTADLNMNPTKKQALDKEIQSNDLSSKQEELSVIIASGPFTTTDNLLFEPLVELLAYAKRKLPQLLILLGPFVDSEHPEIEKGTTNMSYNEIFHFEILRRLQDYLEYMGSHSRVILIPSIRDANHDFVFPQPAFDIHPPDLKHQVASLTNPGLFEANQVKIGCCSVDILKHLSGEEISRNPAGGGPSDRMGRLVNHILGQRSFYPLYPPAEGIPLDFSLAPEALEISSIPDILILPSDMKYFAKVLTLGEGEEQVKSLCINPGRLSKGEGGGTFVELTYYGNPETTNASIIGI
- the LOC115712526 gene encoding TLC domain-containing protein At5g14285 — its product is METLNLFTPTLAIFFTIFLLIYLIAYFVLCHNWGPKNIAEATSCVISLVHGTPAVLLALNALTKSHMPLSSFASPNTNSQNIVLDYSIAYFLVDLIHYIVFFPTDILFISHHLATLYVFMTCRFVVHHGASALLVLLVLAEATSLCQNVWSLACLKKAYAPAALKLYDFLSPRFYVFYTVFRVVLGPLFVLKMVVFYLSGAADTSTPKWAWISWMVVISTAIFVSMLWILNHWIEWFREKRLVQKVKQK
- the LOC133036771 gene encoding uncharacterized protein LOC133036771, whose amino-acid sequence is MEKKEFTYGGLRVLNKVDWRLTGVYGEPVRTRRHLTWDLLRFLARDSTTPWCVIGDLNNIVRHEDKRGGRRYPQNLIDGFQQALNDCRLQDMELIGHPFTWEKGRGTTAWVEVRLDRALVNAQWAQVFSLASLFNLELSSSDHCPLLLEPVVVHNGVPNRKFKMENAWFKEPVCLEIIRDCWQLAREANFSEKLLLCADKLSVWGKEVTGNFKVKIRRYKSELKNLKSKRDSDSVQRYSEVKKELFKVLDQREAFWKQRSKQLWLKEGDQNSSYFHKMATTRKRQNCIDRLRDNHGNWVDWDNDFVHSELRQVVTVEEVKKAVFQMHPDKSPGPDGMTPAFYQKCWSIVGSDVVKVVQKFFETGEFEEGCGDANIVLIPKKKNPEDMTQLRPIALCNVIYKIITKVLVNRMKPFMDFIVADTQSAFIPGHLISDNVLISFEVLHYLKRKRKGKEGFMALKLDMSKAYDRIEWKFLEAMLGKLGFENWCIRLLMKCVSSARYTVTHGGCEMGPILPSRGIRQGDPLSPYLFILCAEGLTALIHRFESRGLLHGCKVANGAPRISHMLFADDSYLYCKATNAEATRIQEVLQKFEAASGQKVNFSKSSIFFSTNTALAIRNDISNFLGMTIAGENNLYLGLPSTMSRNKTAVLGFLKERVRKRIQGWV